Proteins from one Microbacterium sp. Root553 genomic window:
- a CDS encoding carbohydrate ABC transporter permease, whose protein sequence is MSTSNQATTSGSASTPAFAAQQTTPVGPPAPRRPITRKTWQTVIWFVGLLLLTAVVLYPLLWLFLSTFKPNSEFGQNPGLFPQAPTIENYGKVMEGIAGVPMWRFFLNSLILAVSAVVGTVLSSALAAYAFARVQFKGLGVLFAAMIGTLLLPFHVVIIPQYIIFNQLGWVDTFIPLILPKFLATEAFFVFLLVQFIRQMPRDMDEAARIDGAGHLRIFWSIILPLIKPALITCAIFSFIWAWNDFLGPLLYLTSPENYPLPIALRLYNDQTSSSDYGATVTASFVALVPVLLFFVVFQRFLVDGVATQGLKG, encoded by the coding sequence ATGAGCACCTCCAATCAGGCCACCACCTCCGGCTCCGCGTCGACGCCGGCGTTCGCCGCGCAGCAGACGACGCCCGTCGGCCCGCCTGCCCCTCGCCGCCCTATCACGCGCAAGACCTGGCAGACGGTCATCTGGTTCGTCGGTCTGCTCCTGCTCACCGCTGTCGTGCTGTACCCGCTGCTGTGGCTGTTCCTGTCCACGTTCAAGCCGAACTCCGAGTTCGGCCAGAATCCCGGTCTGTTCCCGCAGGCGCCGACGATCGAGAACTACGGCAAGGTCATGGAGGGCATCGCGGGAGTGCCGATGTGGCGCTTCTTCCTCAACTCGCTGATCCTCGCGGTGTCCGCGGTCGTCGGTACCGTGCTCTCGTCGGCGCTCGCCGCCTACGCGTTCGCCCGCGTGCAGTTCAAGGGACTCGGCGTGCTGTTCGCGGCGATGATCGGCACACTGCTGCTGCCGTTCCACGTCGTGATCATCCCGCAGTACATCATCTTCAACCAGCTCGGATGGGTCGACACCTTCATCCCGCTGATCCTGCCGAAGTTCCTCGCCACGGAAGCGTTCTTCGTCTTCCTGCTCGTGCAGTTCATCCGCCAGATGCCGCGCGACATGGACGAGGCCGCGCGCATCGACGGTGCGGGCCACCTGCGGATCTTCTGGTCGATCATCCTGCCGCTCATCAAGCCGGCGCTGATCACCTGCGCGATCTTCTCGTTCATCTGGGCGTGGAACGACTTCCTCGGGCCGCTCCTCTACCTGACGAGTCCCGAGAACTACCCGCTCCCGATCGCGCTGCGGCTCTACAACGACCAGACGTCGTCGTCGGACTACGGTGCGACGGTCACGGCCTCGTTCGTCGCGCTCGTGCCGGTGCTGCTGTTCTTCGTCGTCTTCCAGCGCTTCCTCGTCGACGGTGTCGCGACACAGGGTCTGAAGGGCTAG
- a CDS encoding LacI family DNA-binding transcriptional regulator, which translates to MAVGVKDVAAAAGVSVGTVSNVLNQPERVSAKTVERVQRVIRELGFVRNDAARQLRAGRSRSIGLVVPDIGNPFFAEVVRGAEDRAADAGMTVLLGNSDERDERQLAHLELFQEQRVNGVLLTPASDDLSAVHRFAAGGMPVVLVDREVEEGVLPSVSVDDVEGGRVAAEHLLASGRRRLAFVGGPPSVQQVADRLRGVRAAVDTHPDVTLEVFEQSALTVLQGRAAGEIIAARPTGSRPDAVFAANDLLAVGLLQAFSFGSAIRVPEDIAMVGYDDIDFASATVVPLSSVRQPARLLGWTGVDLLLKELDGVEHDRRVRFQPELVVRESSAVTD; encoded by the coding sequence ATGGCTGTAGGGGTGAAAGACGTCGCGGCTGCGGCCGGCGTCTCGGTCGGCACCGTCTCGAACGTCTTGAACCAGCCGGAGCGCGTGTCGGCGAAGACCGTCGAGCGTGTGCAGCGCGTGATCCGCGAGCTGGGCTTCGTGCGCAATGATGCCGCCAGGCAGCTGCGCGCCGGTCGCAGTCGCAGCATCGGACTCGTGGTGCCCGACATCGGCAACCCGTTCTTCGCCGAGGTGGTGCGCGGGGCCGAGGATCGTGCGGCGGATGCCGGCATGACCGTGCTGCTCGGCAACAGCGACGAGCGGGATGAGCGCCAGCTGGCGCATCTCGAGCTGTTCCAGGAGCAGCGGGTGAACGGCGTGCTGCTGACCCCTGCGTCGGACGACCTGTCCGCCGTCCACCGCTTCGCCGCAGGCGGGATGCCGGTCGTTCTCGTCGACCGCGAAGTGGAGGAGGGCGTGCTGCCGTCGGTGTCGGTCGACGACGTCGAGGGCGGCAGGGTGGCCGCCGAGCATCTGCTGGCTTCAGGGCGTCGCCGGTTGGCGTTCGTCGGTGGACCGCCGTCGGTGCAGCAGGTCGCCGATCGTCTGCGCGGGGTGCGCGCGGCGGTCGACACGCACCCGGACGTCACCCTCGAGGTCTTCGAGCAGTCCGCCCTCACCGTCCTGCAGGGCAGGGCCGCGGGCGAGATCATCGCCGCCCGCCCCACCGGATCACGACCGGATGCCGTGTTCGCGGCGAACGACCTGCTCGCCGTCGGTCTGCTGCAGGCGTTCAGCTTCGGCTCCGCCATCCGCGTGCCGGAGGACATCGCGATGGTCGGCTACGACGACATCGACTTCGCCTCGGCCACCGTCGTGCCGCTGAGCTCGGTGCGGCAGCCGGCGAGACTGCTCGGCTGGACCGGCGTCGACCTGCTGCTGAAGGAGCTGGACGGCGTGGAGCACGACCGCCGCGTGCGATTCCAGCCCGAGCTCGTCGTGCGCGAGTCGAGTGCCGTCACCGACTGA
- a CDS encoding carbohydrate ABC transporter permease: MSTTATRTIVTGKKSGRGQALRSGRRPENEPARPGQRSRQRRETATGYAFLTPWLIGFFGLTAVPMVYSLYLSFTKYNIFQPPKWIGLDNYIRLFTSDPNFIQSAQITLVYVFIGTPITLAAALGVAMLLNYRDKGAGFFRSAFYAPSLIGGSVSVAIVWRAMFNSDGPVDSGLQIFGIDLGGWIGNPGLVLPMMILLAVWQFGATMVIFLAGLKQIPKELYEAAEMDGANAYRRFRAVTIPMLSPVMFFNLLLGLIGAFQVFASAYIISNGSGGPAGMTNFITVYLYKRGFSDGQMGYAAAIAWVLLVVVAIIALILFRTQRSWVHYSGDDK; the protein is encoded by the coding sequence ATGAGCACGACGGCGACGAGGACGATCGTCACGGGCAAGAAGTCCGGACGAGGGCAGGCGCTGCGCAGCGGCCGTCGCCCAGAGAACGAGCCCGCACGGCCCGGCCAGCGGTCGCGCCAGCGGCGTGAGACGGCGACCGGCTACGCGTTCCTCACCCCGTGGCTCATCGGATTCTTCGGCCTCACGGCCGTGCCGATGGTCTACTCCCTGTACCTCTCCTTCACGAAGTACAACATCTTCCAGCCGCCCAAGTGGATCGGGCTGGACAACTACATCCGTCTCTTCACGAGCGACCCGAACTTCATCCAGTCGGCCCAGATCACCCTGGTCTACGTCTTCATCGGCACGCCGATCACTCTCGCCGCCGCACTCGGGGTCGCGATGCTCCTGAACTACCGCGATAAGGGCGCCGGCTTCTTCCGCTCCGCGTTCTACGCCCCCTCGCTGATCGGCGGCTCGGTCTCGGTCGCCATCGTCTGGCGTGCGATGTTCAACTCCGACGGTCCTGTCGACAGCGGTCTGCAGATCTTCGGGATCGACCTGGGCGGATGGATCGGCAATCCGGGACTCGTGCTCCCGATGATGATCCTGCTCGCCGTCTGGCAGTTCGGAGCCACGATGGTGATCTTCCTCGCCGGTCTCAAGCAGATCCCCAAGGAGCTGTACGAGGCCGCCGAGATGGACGGGGCGAACGCGTACCGACGGTTCCGTGCGGTGACGATCCCGATGCTCTCTCCGGTGATGTTCTTCAACCTGCTGCTGGGCCTCATCGGCGCCTTCCAGGTGTTCGCCTCGGCGTACATCATCTCGAACGGCTCCGGCGGCCCCGCCGGCATGACGAACTTCATCACCGTCTACCTGTACAAGCGCGGCTTCTCCGACGGACAGATGGGGTACGCCGCCGCGATCGCCTGGGTCCTGCTGGTGGTCGTCGCGATCATCGCCCTCATCCTGTTCCGCACCCAGAGGTCGTGGGTGCACTACTCGGGAGACGACAAATGA
- a CDS encoding excinuclease ABC subunit UvrA, with protein sequence MMGGTPPSKLSGTSNAIVVTGARVHNLRDVDVAIPRDALVAFTGVSGSGKSSLAFGTLYAEAQRRYFESVAPYARRLMSQVDIPDVDAIGGLPPAVALPQQRTAGSARSTVGSATSIGNVVRMLFSRVGTYPPGAEPLFAEDFSANTVQGACPRCHGIGQVYDVPLHLMVPDESLSIRDRALDAWPRAWHGKQLIDSLISLGYDIDIPWRDLPEEQRRWVLYTEESPQVPVFTDRGPAQVRKAVAAGVEPSYMSTFVGVKQYVLNTFAHSKSAKMREKAASYMVSVRCPLCEGRRLKPEALAVTFAGLDITEMAALPLADLAALLETALAPSDSGSDAGGSEGRALAPEKQLAAQRLVDELRDRVSPIIELGLGYLSLDRSTPTLSSGELQRMRLATQVLSQLFGVMFVLDEPSAGLHPADGEALVRILRSLRDSGNTVFFVEHSLDVIRHADWIVDIGPGAGATGGEIVYSGPIDGLRDVERSQTRRYLFADDLRAAQQPTPRPASREPDGELVLTDVSRNNLRSVSVSIPLGCLTAVTGVSGSGKSSLVTQALPDLLQKSLSSEVDGSTIDASNGEKSSTTADPLFSAPTAQTTGRASGPASRVRRVVQVSQKPIGRTSRSNVATYTGLFDRVRALFAATPEARRRRYAASRFSFNLPNGRCPTCKGEGTVEVELLFLPTVHAPCSTCGGTRYNPETLEIELHGHTIADVLALSVNDARVLFDDDADVARHLDALLDVGLGYLPLGQSATELSGGEAQRVKLASELRRAQHGDTLYLLDEPTSGLHPSDTDRLLVHLQHLVDAGNTVVMVEHDMRVVAQADWVIDMGPGAGDLGGSVVAQGTARSVASASDSTTATYLADALAAQDRGISA encoded by the coding sequence ATCGGCGGGCTGCCCCCGGCGGTCGCCCTCCCCCAGCAGCGCACCGCCGGCAGCGCTCGATCGACCGTCGGCAGCGCCACCTCGATCGGCAATGTGGTGCGCATGCTGTTCTCGCGCGTCGGCACGTACCCGCCCGGCGCGGAGCCCCTGTTCGCCGAGGACTTCTCGGCGAACACCGTCCAGGGCGCATGCCCGCGATGCCACGGCATCGGGCAGGTGTACGACGTGCCCCTGCACCTCATGGTCCCCGACGAGTCGTTGTCGATCCGCGACCGCGCCCTCGACGCCTGGCCGCGAGCGTGGCACGGCAAGCAGCTCATCGACAGCCTGATCTCCCTCGGCTACGACATCGACATCCCCTGGCGCGATCTGCCCGAGGAGCAGCGTCGGTGGGTGCTGTACACCGAGGAATCCCCTCAGGTGCCGGTGTTCACCGATCGTGGTCCTGCACAGGTGCGCAAGGCCGTCGCCGCCGGGGTCGAACCGTCGTACATGAGCACGTTCGTCGGCGTGAAGCAGTACGTGCTCAACACGTTCGCCCACTCGAAGAGCGCCAAGATGCGCGAGAAGGCGGCGAGCTACATGGTCAGCGTCCGCTGCCCGCTGTGCGAGGGACGTCGACTGAAGCCCGAAGCGCTCGCCGTGACGTTCGCCGGTCTCGACATCACCGAGATGGCCGCGCTGCCGCTCGCCGATCTCGCGGCGCTTCTCGAGACGGCACTCGCCCCCTCCGACAGCGGGTCGGATGCCGGCGGCTCCGAGGGCAGGGCACTCGCACCCGAGAAGCAGCTCGCGGCGCAGCGGCTGGTCGACGAGCTGCGCGACCGGGTCTCGCCCATCATCGAGCTCGGCCTGGGCTACCTCTCGCTGGATCGATCGACGCCCACCCTCTCCTCCGGCGAGCTGCAGCGCATGCGGCTCGCCACCCAGGTGCTCTCGCAGCTGTTCGGGGTCATGTTCGTGCTCGACGAGCCCTCCGCCGGCCTCCACCCCGCCGATGGCGAGGCGCTCGTGCGCATCCTCCGCTCGCTCCGGGACTCCGGCAACACGGTCTTCTTCGTCGAGCACTCGCTCGACGTGATCCGGCATGCGGACTGGATCGTCGACATCGGCCCCGGTGCGGGGGCCACCGGTGGCGAGATCGTCTATTCCGGCCCGATCGACGGTCTCCGCGACGTGGAGCGCTCCCAGACCCGGCGCTACCTGTTCGCCGATGACCTGCGCGCCGCGCAGCAGCCGACCCCGAGGCCCGCCTCCCGCGAGCCCGACGGCGAGCTCGTGCTCACCGACGTCTCGCGGAACAACCTCCGCAGCGTGTCGGTGTCGATCCCCCTCGGCTGCCTCACCGCCGTCACCGGCGTCTCCGGCTCGGGCAAGTCCTCCCTGGTGACCCAGGCTCTGCCCGATCTGCTGCAGAAGAGCCTGTCGAGCGAGGTCGACGGCTCGACGATCGACGCGTCGAACGGCGAGAAGAGCAGCACGACCGCCGATCCGCTGTTCTCCGCGCCGACAGCCCAGACGACGGGGCGGGCGTCGGGTCCTGCCAGCCGCGTGCGGCGCGTCGTGCAGGTCAGCCAGAAGCCGATCGGCCGCACGTCGCGATCGAACGTGGCGACGTACACAGGCCTCTTCGACCGCGTCCGCGCTCTGTTCGCCGCGACTCCCGAAGCACGCCGGCGACGCTACGCCGCGAGCCGGTTCTCATTCAACCTGCCGAACGGACGATGCCCCACCTGCAAGGGCGAGGGCACGGTCGAGGTGGAGCTGCTCTTCCTCCCGACCGTCCATGCCCCGTGCAGCACGTGCGGCGGCACGCGCTACAACCCGGAGACCCTCGAGATCGAACTCCACGGTCACACGATCGCCGACGTCCTCGCCCTGAGCGTGAACGACGCGCGCGTGCTCTTCGATGATGACGCCGATGTCGCGCGACACCTCGATGCCTTGCTCGATGTAGGACTGGGATACCTGCCGCTGGGGCAGTCGGCGACAGAGCTGTCGGGCGGCGAGGCACAGCGCGTGAAGCTGGCATCCGAGTTGCGACGCGCCCAGCACGGCGACACCCTGTACCTGCTCGACGAGCCCACTTCCGGGCTGCATCCGTCGGACACCGATCGGTTGCTCGTGCACCTCCAGCACCTCGTCGACGCCGGCAACACTGTGGTGATGGTCGAGCACGACATGCGTGTCGTCGCGCAGGCCGACTGGGTGATCGACATGGGCCCCGGCGCCGGAGACCTCGGAGGATCCGTCGTGGCACAGGGCACTGCCCGCTCCGTCGCCTCAGCGAGCGACAGCACGACGGCGACGTACCTCGCGGATGCCCTCGCGGCGCAGGACCGCGGAATCAGCGCCTGA
- a CDS encoding ABC transporter substrate-binding protein — translation MFSKKRLAATAAVATSAALVLAGCAGGGGPEAGATYDPDEKVTLDLAFWGNDVRADLYNQAIDAFNEEYPNITVNATFLGFPEFWEKRQTEAAGGGLPDVMQFDYSYLRQYAENGLLLDLEPYLGSVIDTEPLSENILGIGVVDDTTYGITTSTNAWAVFTNPVLLETAGVEQFAGGDWEDYDDWITEISDAGAGQYWGGSDWTGRIQNFELQLRSEGKNLFNEDGTAGFDEDRLKEFWESGSDIRDGAVVPQQVVEEVLPLSAFDTAKNASELTWDNFGAGYLANLGESYTELGIVAPPVTEEGAKDLYLKPSMLHTISAKTEHPEAAATLVNFLVNSPEAGSIFGTNRGLPASETALEAADLDPMSQAVKDYEESIADRLGDAPPVPIVGYGTLEEKFRVLGTELNFGTTTVDDAVTQFFSEMDVVLNQ, via the coding sequence ATGTTCAGCAAGAAGCGTCTGGCGGCCACAGCGGCCGTCGCCACCAGCGCAGCGCTGGTGCTCGCCGGCTGCGCCGGCGGCGGAGGCCCCGAAGCCGGTGCCACCTACGACCCCGACGAGAAGGTCACGCTCGACCTCGCGTTCTGGGGCAACGACGTGCGGGCCGACCTGTACAACCAGGCGATCGACGCGTTCAACGAGGAGTACCCGAACATCACGGTCAACGCGACCTTCCTCGGATTCCCCGAGTTCTGGGAGAAGCGTCAGACCGAGGCGGCCGGCGGCGGCCTCCCCGACGTCATGCAGTTCGACTACTCGTACCTCCGTCAGTACGCCGAGAACGGCCTGCTGCTCGACCTCGAGCCCTACCTCGGATCCGTCATCGACACCGAGCCGCTGTCGGAGAACATCCTCGGCATCGGCGTGGTCGACGACACGACCTACGGCATCACGACCTCGACCAATGCCTGGGCCGTCTTCACCAACCCGGTGCTGCTCGAGACCGCCGGCGTCGAGCAGTTCGCCGGCGGCGACTGGGAGGACTACGACGACTGGATCACCGAGATCTCCGACGCCGGCGCGGGCCAGTACTGGGGCGGCTCGGACTGGACCGGCCGCATCCAGAACTTCGAGCTGCAGCTGCGCAGCGAGGGAAAGAACCTCTTCAACGAAGACGGCACGGCAGGGTTCGACGAGGACCGTCTGAAGGAGTTCTGGGAGTCCGGCTCCGACATCCGCGATGGTGCCGTGGTGCCGCAGCAGGTCGTCGAGGAGGTCCTCCCGCTCAGCGCCTTCGACACCGCGAAGAACGCCAGTGAGCTGACCTGGGACAACTTCGGTGCGGGATACCTCGCCAACCTCGGCGAGAGCTACACCGAGCTCGGCATCGTCGCACCGCCCGTCACCGAGGAGGGGGCGAAGGACCTGTACCTGAAGCCCTCCATGCTGCACACGATCTCGGCCAAGACCGAGCACCCCGAGGCTGCGGCGACCCTCGTGAACTTCCTGGTGAACTCGCCGGAGGCCGGATCCATCTTCGGCACGAACCGCGGGCTCCCCGCCTCGGAGACCGCCCTCGAGGCCGCTGATCTCGACCCGATGAGCCAGGCCGTCAAGGACTACGAGGAGTCCATCGCCGACCGTCTCGGCGACGCTCCTCCCGTGCCGATCGTCGGCTACGGCACCCTCGAGGAGAAGTTCCGCGTGCTGGGCACCGAGCTGAACTTCGGCACCACGACGGTCGACGACGCGGTGACGCAGTTCTTCTCCGAGATGGACGTCGTCCTCAACCAGTGA